Proteins encoded in a region of the Pseudothermotoga elfii DSM 9442 = NBRC 107921 genome:
- a CDS encoding transglycosylase SLT domain-containing protein: protein MVYSRLKTGFLLILVFFSVTFVANTTPSWFKELVIESRSGHGLIVDEQIIDDLYESIIEISEKYDLDPLIIIALIKVESEFRNVVGMYGELGLVQIKPQTAQFVAQIYDLSEPEEGWITLLWNYELNIEYGVLYLKYLIQRTSGNLLKALELYNGGSMKTEYANRIFQQYKELMAYQITDSRR from the coding sequence ATGGTATATTCGAGATTAAAAACAGGCTTTTTATTGATTCTCGTATTTTTCAGTGTCACATTTGTAGCTAACACGACTCCGAGCTGGTTTAAGGAGCTCGTTATAGAAAGCCGATCTGGTCACGGTCTGATCGTGGATGAACAAATAATAGATGATTTGTATGAGAGTATTATTGAAATATCAGAAAAATATGATCTTGATCCTTTGATAATAATAGCCCTAATAAAAGTGGAAAGTGAGTTCAGGAATGTTGTTGGCATGTATGGTGAGCTTGGTTTAGTTCAAATCAAACCACAGACAGCACAATTTGTCGCGCAAATCTACGACTTATCTGAGCCTGAAGAAGGATGGATAACCCTGCTTTGGAACTATGAGTTGAACATTGAATACGGTGTCTTATATCTCAAATATTTGATTCAAAGAACTTCCGGCAATCTTTTAAAGGCGCTTGAGTTGTACAATGGTGGTAGTATGAAAACAGAGTATGCCAACAGGATTTTTCAGCAATACAAGGAGTTGATGGCCTATCAGATTACTGATAGTAGAAGATGA
- a CDS encoding response regulator transcription factor, with protein MQILFENNGYEVYVAHNGEDGWQTFLLENPVVVVLDLMLPGMDGFEVLEKIRSTDAEVGIVILTARGEVENKIRGLKKGADDYLPKPFHLDELLARVEAVARRVRKTDLLKIGPLTFDMKSKILSFPDGRETILSDRESALLYHLYVNMRKVVSRDELLKEVWGNNSYISRNIVDVYIKYLRDKFGEYADFIKTVRGTGYVLDA; from the coding sequence TTGCAGATTCTTTTTGAAAATAACGGCTATGAAGTATATGTGGCTCATAATGGTGAGGATGGATGGCAAACATTTTTACTGGAAAATCCAGTGGTTGTTGTGCTTGATCTGATGCTCCCAGGTATGGATGGTTTTGAGGTTTTGGAAAAAATAAGATCAACCGATGCAGAAGTTGGTATAGTTATTCTAACTGCCAGAGGTGAGGTTGAAAATAAGATACGCGGCTTGAAAAAAGGAGCCGATGATTATCTCCCAAAACCTTTTCACCTGGATGAATTGCTGGCGCGTGTCGAAGCTGTAGCCAGAAGGGTTAGAAAAACAGATTTGTTGAAAATAGGTCCATTGACATTTGATATGAAATCGAAAATTCTTAGCTTTCCTGATGGCAGAGAAACAATTCTTTCAGACAGGGAAAGTGCTCTTTTATACCACCTCTATGTTAACATGAGAAAAGTTGTGAGTAGAGATGAATTGCTCAAAGAAGTATGGGGAAACAACAGTTATATAAGCCGAAACATAGTTGATGTTTATATAAAGTACTTGAGGGATAAATTTGGAGAATACGCAGATTTTATTAAAACTGTGAGAGGGACTGGTTATGTTCTCGACGCTTAA
- a CDS encoding sensor histidine kinase yields the protein MFSTLKWKMVFWYTTFFSIILGFGLISAYKLVKNIHLNRSVESLRQNVLQFLRMPGVMRNFALPPGVAIIDENGNLIAGSINTEHENFDHFLSRVFSVKNPAYIKLGEDEYLVFKAKFVVLNKERDYYLLSPAGGMGDFLRILARSFFMLWVIFSVFSFVLGNYFVNKSLTPMRRITDELKDINAADLAKRVHDPETNDEVSKLAKTINEMLDRLQVGFEAQNDFINDVSHELKTPLATIQGYAELMQKFSYNKEIVIESARTIQDTSIKLAKLVETLLSLSKPVTKVEFQNIELNTFLHNLAEQFRLQFKEFSIYVEGQGCGYADPRVLEIIVKALVENAVKFSKDRKEIILKCGDSWVSVKDFGIGMSEFEKNKIFHKFYKGDKSRSSEGYGLGLSLVEKLAKTMNCKIEVESELNKGSEFIVKMPPCN from the coding sequence ATGTTCTCGACGCTTAAATGGAAAATGGTATTCTGGTATACGACATTTTTTTCGATAATTCTTGGCTTTGGATTGATTAGTGCTTATAAGCTGGTGAAAAATATACATTTAAACCGATCTGTCGAGTCTTTGAGGCAGAATGTTCTTCAATTTCTCAGAATGCCCGGGGTTATGAGAAATTTTGCTTTACCCCCAGGTGTAGCTATTATTGACGAAAATGGTAATTTAATAGCGGGCTCTATAAATACTGAGCATGAAAATTTTGATCATTTTCTTTCTCGTGTTTTCTCAGTTAAAAATCCCGCCTACATAAAACTGGGTGAAGATGAATATCTTGTTTTCAAAGCAAAGTTCGTTGTTCTTAACAAAGAAAGAGATTATTACCTGCTCTCTCCGGCTGGAGGCATGGGTGATTTTCTTAGAATTCTTGCCAGGTCCTTTTTCATGCTATGGGTGATTTTCAGTGTTTTTTCTTTTGTACTTGGGAATTATTTTGTAAACAAATCTCTCACACCAATGCGTCGAATAACAGATGAACTGAAAGATATAAATGCTGCGGATTTAGCCAAGAGAGTCCATGATCCTGAAACAAATGATGAGGTTTCAAAACTGGCAAAGACAATCAATGAGATGCTTGACAGGCTCCAGGTTGGATTTGAAGCACAGAATGATTTCATAAATGATGTTTCCCATGAGTTGAAAACGCCGCTGGCAACTATACAGGGTTATGCAGAATTGATGCAAAAGTTTTCATACAACAAAGAAATAGTTATTGAGTCTGCCAGAACGATCCAGGATACTTCTATTAAACTTGCAAAGCTGGTTGAAACTCTGCTATCGCTTTCGAAACCTGTTACGAAAGTAGAATTTCAAAATATAGAGCTCAACACTTTTTTACATAACCTTGCAGAGCAGTTTCGATTACAGTTCAAGGAATTTTCAATATATGTCGAAGGTCAAGGTTGTGGATACGCAGACCCGAGGGTACTTGAAATCATTGTAAAAGCATTGGTTGAAAATGCTGTGAAGTTTTCAAAAGACAGAAAAGAAATAATTCTCAAATGTGGTGATAGCTGGGTAAGTGTAAAAGATTTTGGAATAGGTATGAGTGAATTTGAAAAAAACAAAATATTCCACAAGTTTTACAAAGGGGATAAATCTCGATCAAGCGAAGGATATGGATTGGGATTATCACTGGTGGAAAAACTTGCGAAAACCATGAATTGTAAGATTGAAGTAGAAAGCGAACTCAACAAAGGCAGTGAATTTATCGTAAAAATGCCACCGTGCAACTAA
- a CDS encoding DUF1385 domain-containing protein, with amino-acid sequence MKVGGQAVIEGVLMMGKKVVVAVRNSEGKIVIEEIAKKSPSQSKFFKIPFLRGIVSLFYSLYYGIYALDRSAEISSGQKMKKSETFWSIFLAVVMAVGLFIISPVMITNLLGFLKQNEFLFSLTEGLIRIAMFLIYVGIISFLKDVKRIFQYHGAEHMSIHTYEAGEELTVENAVKHSTIHPRCGTNFAMIFLIASIIVFSLLGIVKPNSLAWRVVIRVVFIPLVIGVAYEFLRISARRSKISKIFILPGLLLQKLTTAQPDESQLAVAIAALKEAISEENSADAQVDHEGPEFFG; translated from the coding sequence ATGAAAGTAGGTGGACAGGCTGTAATCGAAGGTGTTCTGATGATGGGCAAAAAAGTTGTTGTTGCGGTTAGGAACAGTGAGGGAAAGATAGTAATAGAGGAAATAGCAAAAAAATCTCCTTCACAATCGAAGTTCTTCAAAATTCCTTTTCTAAGAGGAATTGTTAGTCTATTTTACTCTCTCTATTATGGAATATACGCTCTGGACAGATCAGCCGAGATAAGCTCCGGACAGAAAATGAAAAAATCAGAAACATTCTGGTCTATTTTTTTAGCTGTAGTGATGGCTGTCGGTTTATTTATAATCTCTCCTGTCATGATAACAAATCTCCTGGGATTCTTAAAACAAAATGAGTTTTTGTTTTCACTCACAGAAGGCTTAATAAGAATCGCGATGTTTCTTATCTACGTCGGTATTATCTCATTTTTGAAAGATGTAAAAAGAATTTTCCAGTATCATGGAGCAGAACATATGAGTATACATACATACGAGGCCGGAGAAGAGTTGACCGTCGAAAATGCAGTAAAACATAGTACTATTCATCCAAGGTGTGGTACAAATTTTGCTATGATTTTTCTTATAGCCTCTATAATTGTTTTCAGTTTGCTGGGTATAGTAAAACCGAACAGTTTGGCCTGGAGAGTAGTGATTAGAGTTGTCTTTATACCACTGGTCATAGGTGTTGCGTACGAGTTTCTCAGAATTTCTGCCAGAAGATCAAAGATCAGCAAGATCTTCATTTTGCCAGGCCTGCTTCTGCAGAAATTAACAACTGCCCAACCTGATGAATCGCAGTTAGCGGTTGCTATCGCGGCGCTGAAGGAAGCAATAAGCGAAGAAAACAGCGCAGATGCACAAGTAGATCACGAAGGACCAGAGTTTTTTGGATAG
- a CDS encoding glycosyltransferase family 4 protein has translation MTFIVSFFLNLLFVGFFARKFPLDMPNSRKIHTIPIPLTGGVAIFIALLVTEKNLLTIIPVVLAFSLGFLDDIEDLSYKIKLPVQFLIALSALFVVSQKITFFGITLNNTLGRVIELFWFMSMLNAINMIDGIDGLACSTTMISSLLSKEYSLALAVAGFLPFNLPRAKSFLGNSGATLLGIYLPMRVLEFFDGDLGFATIFLGYPAFEILSSFTRRIIKHKNPLVADKEHTHHLLIKKTNIYKTLIVLLSFSLLCNLLGLSKKLWSFVIYLCICAVFFAYCFLQRRDSNR, from the coding sequence ATGACTTTTATTGTTTCATTCTTTTTAAATCTGCTTTTCGTGGGATTTTTTGCAAGAAAATTTCCTCTCGATATGCCAAACTCAAGAAAGATTCACACCATACCCATACCATTAACTGGTGGTGTAGCTATATTCATTGCACTACTTGTAACTGAAAAAAATCTCTTAACCATAATTCCAGTTGTTTTAGCTTTTTCACTCGGATTTCTGGATGATATAGAAGATTTGTCTTACAAAATCAAGTTACCTGTTCAATTCTTAATAGCCCTGAGCGCTCTTTTTGTGGTTTCTCAGAAAATAACTTTTTTTGGAATAACATTAAACAATACATTGGGCAGAGTAATTGAATTATTCTGGTTCATGTCAATGCTCAATGCAATCAACATGATAGACGGTATAGATGGACTTGCATGTTCCACAACAATGATAAGTTCACTCCTATCAAAAGAATACAGCCTTGCTTTGGCCGTTGCGGGGTTTTTACCATTCAACTTGCCCAGAGCAAAATCTTTCCTTGGTAATAGTGGCGCAACATTGCTTGGAATATATCTTCCCATGAGGGTGCTTGAATTTTTTGATGGCGATCTGGGATTTGCCACAATCTTTCTCGGATATCCGGCTTTCGAGATACTGAGCAGCTTTACGCGCCGAATAATAAAACACAAAAATCCACTCGTTGCAGATAAAGAACATACCCATCATCTATTGATCAAAAAAACCAATATCTATAAGACTTTAATTGTTCTACTCTCTTTTTCGCTGCTTTGTAACCTCCTCGGCCTATCCAAAAAACTCTGGTCCTTCGTGATCTACTTGTGCATCTGCGCTGTTTTCTTCGCTTATTGCTTCCTTCAGCGCCGCGATAGCAACCGCTAA
- a CDS encoding polysaccharide biosynthesis protein, with product MKRKMALFLIDISLTFFAGVVALFVRLGFDWPELAKYFLSIPIYCTIAAIVYIANGTYKIVWLYASFKDMVLLMRGTIIAYLLNVVFFHLTNFVVLPRSVGMMTFLGSTMILIASRFFWQWLNTVPPSAGKRVLIVGAGSAGTMLLEDFEHRPQLGKVVGFIDDSPRKIGRKIHGVPVYGPADRAMEIVEMLKIDEVIIAIPSATAEQMRRIISLINPRRVKIRTLPGIYELTDGQARVGSLREIKIEDLLGREEVKVDLQQIKSYINGKRIMVTGAGGSIGSELCRQLSKLEPSTLILLGKGENSIYKIDEELRVENPSVERIRVIADISDPTRMEQVFRLTRPQIVFHAAAHKHVPLMEENPYEALKVNTLGTKIVAELCCKFEAEKMIFISTDKAVNPSSIMGATKRLAELLLLSMNQGCKTNFVIVRFGNVIGSRGSVVPKFMDQISKGGPVTVTDQRMVRYFMSLSEAVSLVLQAGSFGTNKDLFVLDMGKPISIDELARTMILLNGLIPEQDIKIVYTGSRSGEKMSEELFYEDEFVEATKHPKVKMVKTKKKIAYEELCKSLEEMIKLSIDKPGELIEYVKRFLRSIEEGKK from the coding sequence GTGAAAAGGAAGATGGCACTTTTCCTTATCGACATTAGCTTGACTTTTTTTGCCGGTGTAGTAGCTCTTTTTGTGAGATTAGGCTTCGACTGGCCTGAGCTTGCAAAATATTTTTTAAGTATACCTATTTACTGCACAATAGCTGCCATTGTGTATATTGCGAATGGGACATACAAAATAGTTTGGCTTTATGCTTCCTTTAAAGATATGGTGCTGTTGATGAGAGGAACAATTATCGCATATCTTTTAAATGTGGTTTTTTTTCACCTGACGAATTTTGTTGTTTTGCCCCGATCAGTTGGAATGATGACTTTTCTCGGCTCAACAATGATTCTCATAGCGAGCAGATTTTTCTGGCAATGGCTAAACACCGTCCCACCCTCAGCAGGAAAACGTGTACTGATAGTTGGTGCAGGTAGTGCCGGAACCATGCTACTTGAAGATTTTGAACACCGCCCACAGCTCGGCAAGGTAGTTGGATTCATCGACGATTCACCAAGAAAGATAGGCAGGAAAATTCATGGTGTGCCTGTGTACGGTCCCGCTGATAGAGCTATGGAAATTGTAGAGATGCTCAAAATCGACGAAGTTATTATAGCTATACCTTCAGCCACAGCTGAGCAGATGAGGAGGATCATTTCTCTGATAAATCCAAGAAGAGTAAAGATAAGAACTCTTCCTGGCATATATGAATTAACAGATGGTCAAGCAAGAGTGGGATCGCTCAGGGAAATAAAAATAGAAGACTTGCTTGGAAGAGAAGAAGTAAAAGTTGATCTGCAGCAAATAAAATCGTACATAAACGGTAAAAGAATAATGGTTACCGGTGCCGGCGGGAGCATAGGAAGTGAATTATGCAGGCAGCTATCAAAACTTGAACCTTCTACTCTTATACTGCTTGGTAAAGGAGAAAATAGCATATATAAAATTGACGAAGAACTCCGTGTAGAAAATCCATCCGTAGAAAGAATAAGGGTAATAGCAGATATATCAGATCCAACCAGAATGGAACAAGTTTTTCGACTAACAAGGCCACAGATAGTTTTCCATGCTGCTGCACATAAACATGTCCCGTTGATGGAAGAAAATCCTTATGAAGCCCTGAAGGTAAATACACTCGGAACAAAAATCGTTGCTGAATTGTGCTGTAAATTTGAAGCCGAAAAAATGATATTCATATCAACAGATAAAGCCGTTAATCCTTCTTCAATAATGGGTGCAACAAAACGATTAGCTGAATTACTTCTTCTCTCAATGAATCAGGGTTGCAAAACCAATTTCGTTATTGTGAGGTTTGGCAATGTTATAGGTAGTCGAGGAAGTGTAGTTCCAAAATTCATGGACCAAATTTCAAAAGGTGGCCCTGTTACAGTAACAGATCAGCGCATGGTGAGATATTTTATGAGCCTTTCAGAAGCAGTATCTCTGGTTTTACAAGCTGGAAGTTTTGGAACAAACAAAGATCTTTTTGTTCTTGACATGGGTAAACCCATATCCATAGATGAACTTGCAAGAACAATGATTTTGCTCAATGGGTTGATACCAGAGCAAGATATAAAGATTGTTTACACAGGCAGTAGAAGTGGCGAAAAAATGTCTGAAGAATTATTCTATGAAGATGAGTTCGTTGAGGCAACGAAGCATCCAAAGGTCAAAATGGTGAAAACAAAAAAGAAGATAGCTTATGAAGAACTCTGTAAATCACTTGAAGAAATGATAAAACTGTCAATAGACAAACCTGGAGAATTGATAGAATACGTGAAACGCTTTCTGAGATCCATTGAAGAGGGGAAAAAATGA
- a CDS encoding HD domain-containing protein produces MYYKVSRDPIHSEIFLYPLEILAIDTRPVQRLRYLSQLVGAELVYPGATHNRFAHSLGVMHICGLYASKLFEEPAKRRIIRLAGLLHDIGHGPFSHQFDDIVYRRMGFNDGHDQFRERILLELMPNEMMDSYRRISDNRMRKAIAEDLRETMQTEEISLEVFRKLMELVNKIFKGEESGSVEFNIVQGPLGADRFDFLLRDSYYSGTRHFGVGALDRIIRNSFIKEKDSKSILCYHVKILDQIYTSLFGRFMMYKNVYFHKTSRAADLMIQEILSCIYEPLRLAEKVNNLEEFLELTDQSIFALIKNEFRKLLEKYDVEEEDLLEEKTEVNYVERLLIKAYRLLRRFESRNLWKLLTETSFTASGADPSVMSKAVANNTLEKIKLRLEELEKSAEIPEEDRQILSEILENFNEFFKIDTPYKLSLIHPNEFIKSNVFLYDPSREEIYSMEDYLKEHPAYQLMASNLVQIVRVYVTQDIRQILKKYNILPDNGLELTTRW; encoded by the coding sequence TTGTACTATAAGGTTTCGCGTGATCCTATACATTCAGAAATTTTTCTGTACCCCCTGGAGATTCTGGCAATTGACACAAGGCCTGTTCAAAGACTTCGCTATTTATCTCAGCTTGTTGGAGCCGAACTGGTTTATCCCGGAGCAACTCATAACAGATTTGCACACTCACTTGGTGTTATGCATATTTGCGGTTTGTATGCATCAAAGTTATTTGAAGAACCCGCTAAGAGAAGAATTATAAGACTTGCTGGTTTATTGCACGATATAGGTCATGGTCCATTCAGTCATCAATTCGATGACATAGTTTACAGGAGAATGGGATTTAACGATGGCCACGATCAATTCAGGGAAAGAATATTATTAGAGTTAATGCCAAATGAAATGATGGATTCTTACAGGAGAATCTCGGACAACAGAATGAGAAAAGCCATTGCTGAAGATTTGCGCGAAACAATGCAAACAGAAGAGATATCTTTAGAAGTTTTTCGAAAATTGATGGAATTAGTGAACAAAATTTTCAAGGGAGAAGAATCCGGGAGTGTTGAATTCAATATTGTTCAGGGCCCACTTGGGGCAGATAGATTTGATTTTCTCTTAAGGGATTCTTATTACAGCGGGACGAGGCATTTTGGAGTGGGAGCTCTCGATAGAATCATAAGGAATTCTTTCATAAAAGAGAAAGATTCCAAATCCATCCTTTGCTACCACGTGAAAATACTCGATCAAATTTATACAAGTTTGTTTGGAAGATTTATGATGTATAAAAATGTTTATTTTCATAAAACATCGAGGGCAGCTGACCTTATGATACAGGAAATACTTTCCTGTATTTACGAACCCCTCAGGCTCGCCGAAAAAGTTAATAACCTTGAGGAATTTCTCGAACTAACAGACCAGTCTATATTCGCTTTGATCAAAAATGAATTCCGTAAACTCCTGGAAAAATATGATGTAGAGGAAGAAGATCTCCTTGAAGAAAAGACAGAAGTCAATTATGTAGAGCGTCTTTTAATAAAAGCGTACAGATTGCTGAGAAGATTCGAGTCGCGGAATCTGTGGAAACTTTTAACTGAAACAAGTTTTACCGCTTCTGGAGCGGACCCTTCAGTGATGAGCAAAGCAGTAGCCAATAACACTCTTGAGAAAATAAAACTAAGATTAGAGGAACTCGAAAAATCTGCGGAAATACCGGAAGAAGACAGGCAGATTCTGTCAGAAATATTGGAGAATTTCAACGAATTTTTCAAAATCGATACGCCATACAAACTTTCCTTAATACATCCTAATGAGTTCATAAAAAGCAACGTTTTTCTATACGACCCTTCAAGAGAAGAGATCTACTCTATGGAAGATTACCTGAAAGAACACCCTGCTTATCAATTGATGGCAAGTAACCTCGTTCAAATAGTGCGAGTGTATGTAACGCAGGATATCCGGCAAATCCTTAAAAAATACAATATTTTACCAGATAATGGCCTGGAGCTGACAACGAGGTGGTGA
- a CDS encoding DUF2344 domain-containing protein translates to MFAIVRYKKYGLIRFLSAIETSNAIERNLRRSGLPLIMTEGFHQKVKVSYLDPVPTGVINLALYVRIAFKNKVEALNKLKRTSLCGLYPVKLWWTEMNMNRLVTSYEFRLIIPKSSVDISKYDEEKPLEVPEKRKYGLMKDFFHQVSFDFKGDFAVIKYLQPKDKMVHAKYLYESILNRRDGFLLIECTEAFCNERPLSEILEESSWDTEC, encoded by the coding sequence ATGTTTGCAATCGTAAGATACAAAAAATACGGGTTGATAAGATTTCTTTCAGCGATAGAAACTTCAAATGCGATCGAAAGAAACTTGCGGCGCTCTGGATTGCCTTTGATTATGACAGAGGGGTTTCATCAGAAGGTAAAAGTGTCATATCTGGACCCTGTGCCAACAGGTGTGATCAATTTAGCGCTGTATGTGAGGATTGCATTTAAAAATAAAGTAGAAGCCCTCAACAAATTGAAGAGAACATCTCTTTGTGGTCTTTATCCAGTCAAATTATGGTGGACAGAAATGAATATGAACAGGCTTGTTACTTCCTATGAGTTTAGACTGATCATTCCAAAAAGCAGTGTGGATATTTCCAAATATGATGAAGAAAAACCACTGGAAGTGCCTGAAAAAAGAAAATATGGCCTTATGAAAGATTTTTTTCATCAGGTGTCTTTTGACTTTAAAGGTGATTTTGCTGTGATAAAATATTTACAACCAAAGGATAAAATGGTTCACGCCAAATATTTGTACGAATCTATTTTAAACAGAAGAGATGGTTTTCTGCTGATTGAATGCACAGAGGCTTTTTGTAATGAAAGACCATTATCTGAGATTCTGGAGGAATCTTCATGGGATACAGAGTGTTAG
- a CDS encoding response regulator transcription factor — MGYRVLVVDDSEVLRKIVSFNLIKEGYSVQEAKDGREALEKLRQEKPDLVILDIMMPYIDGFEVLRTMRKDENLKEIPVIMLTAKGGESDPKTALELGANSFLTKPFSPLKLLEEVRRVIQRGK; from the coding sequence ATGGGATACAGAGTGTTAGTTGTGGATGATTCTGAGGTTTTAAGAAAAATAGTTAGTTTCAATTTAATCAAAGAAGGTTATTCCGTGCAGGAGGCAAAAGACGGCAGAGAAGCGCTTGAAAAATTGAGACAGGAAAAACCAGATCTGGTAATACTTGATATTATGATGCCGTATATAGATGGTTTTGAAGTCCTCAGAACAATGAGAAAAGATGAGAATTTGAAAGAAATCCCGGTAATAATGTTGACGGCAAAAGGTGGCGAAAGTGATCCAAAAACGGCTCTTGAACTTGGCGCAAATAGCTTTTTGACAAAACCGTTCAGCCCTTTGAAATTGCTCGAGGAAGTTAGAAGGGTGATTCAGCGTGGAAAGTGA
- a CDS encoding PP2C family protein-serine/threonine phosphatase has product MESDLKEIYERISKAVELPPYKGFASLKDIANAMDKILIELNERRKDCTKLLEEHIEELSKTYQEIATLFELNNLLANVMDPEEKLDALVELLKQTIPFFAISIELDVMDKHTNYEQLFDFDRDLFERSIRLIEQDDQVLLIEPSQNNLVRNLLSVPVKSSDIVWGRITLVERSPDFFTAADRKILEATAQLLASICERYVRLKREVERQRLKEQLEIARQIQKKLFPSRLPSLSYVEISADSIPAIQVGGDYYDILVKDDKVFVTVADVSGKGIPAALMMTSLRSALRTLYRTIDDISKLAIELNNALCDDLEEDRFVTMILLCLHSNGVLQLVNAGHNPVLLLSGSDLKSIRAQDMPLGIIKDITYKMFEAKMKPGDLLVAYTDGVTEARDKNGNEYGFERLYNQILMTREKTAVEIIERIKADVDDFSYGTQRHDDTTITVIKYLGENLT; this is encoded by the coding sequence GTGGAAAGTGACCTTAAGGAAATTTATGAACGTATTTCAAAAGCCGTTGAGCTCCCCCCTTACAAAGGATTTGCGAGTTTGAAAGATATAGCGAACGCTATGGATAAAATTTTAATTGAGCTCAACGAACGCCGTAAAGATTGTACAAAGCTTTTGGAAGAACACATAGAGGAACTATCGAAAACATACCAGGAAATAGCCACTCTTTTTGAACTCAATAATTTGCTTGCCAACGTAATGGATCCGGAAGAAAAATTGGATGCCCTTGTAGAACTCTTAAAGCAAACTATTCCATTTTTTGCTATTTCAATTGAGCTGGATGTTATGGACAAACATACGAATTATGAGCAGTTGTTTGATTTTGATAGAGATTTGTTCGAAAGGTCTATTAGACTGATCGAGCAAGATGATCAGGTTTTGCTAATAGAACCATCTCAGAATAATTTAGTGCGGAATCTTTTATCTGTTCCTGTAAAAAGTAGTGATATTGTATGGGGGAGGATTACCCTGGTTGAAAGATCTCCGGATTTTTTTACAGCAGCAGACAGAAAAATTCTCGAAGCTACTGCTCAGTTATTGGCTTCAATATGTGAAAGATATGTCAGACTTAAAAGAGAAGTTGAAAGGCAGAGGCTCAAAGAGCAGCTTGAGATAGCAAGGCAAATTCAAAAAAAGCTTTTTCCTTCGAGGTTGCCATCTTTGAGTTACGTAGAAATCAGTGCCGATAGCATACCAGCAATACAGGTTGGAGGAGATTATTATGATATCCTTGTAAAGGACGACAAAGTTTTCGTGACAGTTGCTGACGTATCGGGGAAAGGTATACCAGCAGCATTGATGATGACTTCTTTGAGAAGTGCTCTAAGGACTTTGTACAGGACAATTGATGATATTTCTAAGCTCGCTATTGAGTTGAATAATGCGCTGTGTGATGATCTTGAGGAAGATCGGTTTGTGACAATGATATTGCTTTGCTTACATTCGAACGGCGTTCTTCAACTTGTCAATGCCGGGCATAATCCTGTATTATTATTATCCGGATCTGATTTGAAATCGATTCGGGCTCAAGATATGCCGCTTGGGATAATAAAGGATATAACGTATAAAATGTTTGAAGCAAAGATGAAACCTGGCGATCTTCTTGTTGCGTATACGGATGGTGTTACTGAAGCAAGAGATAAGAACGGAAATGAATATGGATTCGAAAGATTATATAACCAGATTCTAATGACCAGAGAGAAAACAGCAGTTGAAATTATCGAAAGGATAAAAGCAGACGTTGATGATTTTTCGTACGGTACTCAGAGACATGACGATACAACTATAACGGTGATAAAATATCTTGGAGAGAATCTAACTTAG